From a single Halobellus ruber genomic region:
- a CDS encoding coiled-coil protein: MVTKQDVLQNHDVEPLDESNNIELTEDKLENDSKGQLIKVAGQLRDRRNDLNQMASERASARDDLNAKTREKVDEAQEHREKRDELNEQVQEHKEKRNELNAEANELFDKVEQMKEDLELDDGKNIEELEEEIEQLEFRQQTEVLSTEDERELIEKIEDKRDELREKKEKVEDSGELEALIEEAEEVRSEASKHHQKVTELADKAQEHHNRMIEAYREADDIRDEADEMHELFVEAQEAADRHHEDFVRVQKRLRELDKQEEEERKDEREDEREAAKEEAEEIYQKFKEGETLDTEDLMKLQKTGLL; the protein is encoded by the coding sequence ATGGTAACGAAACAGGACGTTCTTCAGAATCACGACGTAGAACCGCTAGACGAATCGAACAACATCGAGCTCACCGAGGACAAGCTCGAAAACGACTCCAAAGGCCAGCTCATCAAGGTCGCCGGCCAGCTCCGGGATCGACGGAACGATCTCAACCAGATGGCCTCCGAGCGGGCGTCGGCCCGCGACGACCTCAACGCGAAGACCCGCGAGAAGGTCGACGAGGCCCAGGAGCACCGCGAGAAGCGCGACGAGCTCAACGAGCAGGTCCAAGAGCACAAGGAGAAGCGCAACGAGCTCAACGCGGAGGCCAACGAGCTCTTCGACAAGGTCGAGCAGATGAAGGAGGACCTCGAGCTCGACGACGGCAAGAACATCGAGGAGCTCGAAGAGGAGATCGAGCAGCTCGAGTTCCGCCAGCAGACCGAGGTCCTCTCCACCGAGGACGAACGGGAGCTCATCGAGAAGATCGAGGACAAGCGCGACGAACTCCGGGAGAAAAAGGAGAAAGTCGAGGACAGCGGCGAACTCGAGGCGCTGATCGAGGAGGCCGAGGAGGTCCGCTCGGAGGCCTCGAAGCACCACCAGAAGGTGACCGAACTCGCCGACAAGGCCCAGGAGCACCACAACCGGATGATCGAGGCCTACCGGGAGGCCGACGACATCCGCGACGAGGCCGACGAGATGCACGAACTGTTCGTGGAGGCCCAGGAGGCCGCCGACCGCCACCACGAGGACTTCGTCCGCGTTCAAAAGCGGCTCCGCGAACTCGACAAGCAGGAAGAGGAAGAGCGGAAGGACGAACGCGAGGACGAGCGCGAGGCCGCCAAAGAGGAAGCCGAGGAGATCTACCAGAAGTTCAAGGAAGGC